The DNA sequence AAATACCGTCCTGCCCTTGAGCGGCATGTGGGCCGGATGGTTCGCGACAAGAATGAAGTCGACGACCTCGTTCAGGAGTGCTTCATCAAGGCATTCACGGCGCTGAACTCATATTCGTCCGACTACGCGTTCTCGACCTGGCTGTATAAGATTGCCACGAATCATACGATCGACTATCTGCGGAAGAAAAAGCTGCCGACCATGTCGATCGATCGCCCCATCTCTGCCAAAGATGGTGAAGTAGCATTCGAACTTCCGGACACGACCTACCGGCCCGACCGCCACATCGTGGAAGACCAGCGCAGAGAGCTTCTTCATGAGGCGATCGATGCTCTTCCGCCCAAATATCACCGCGTCATTGTCATGCGGCACCAGCAGGAGAAGTCATACGAAGAGATCGCGCGCGAACTCGATCTACCGCTCGGCACGGTCAAGGCGCACATCTTCCGTGCGCGAGCTCTGCTGTACAAACATCTTCGCGACAAGCGCGATATTCTTTGACCATCCCCCTCGCCACATACTGTAACCTGGCAGTCAGACCATGATCGATCGGTATTCACGCCCGGAGATGAAGGCACTCTGGAGTGAGAAGGCACAGTTCGATGCCTGGCTTGAAGTCGAGCTGGCCGCGTGCGCCGCCTGGTCGGAACTGGGCGTGATTCCGAAGAAGGATGTGGAAGTGCTTTACGCGCAGGCGCGTTTCGACGTGGACCGGATCCACGAGATCGAGGAGACAACGCGCCACGACGTCGTCGCGTTTACGCGGGCCGTCAGTGAATCGCTGGGAGAGGAAAAGAAATGGGTGCACTACGGGCTCACGTCGTCCGACGTCGTCGACACGGCGTGGAGCGTGCGATTGAAGAAAGCGAATGAGATTCTTCTCGCTGGAATCGATCGGCTCATCGATGTGCTCGGCGCCCGGGCAAAAGAACACCGGTACACGCTGATGATGGGCCGGACGCACGGCGTGCACGCCGAGCCCACAACATTCGGTCTCAAGCTCGCGCTCTATTACTCGGAGATGCGCCGTAATCGTGATCGCTTCCATGCAGCCGCAGAAGGAGTCCGCGTGGGCAAGCTGTCGGGGGCCGTCGGCACGTTCGCACACATCCCGGTTGAAGTCGAACGAATCACCTGCGAAAGACTTGGCCTCGAGCCGGCTGCGATCTCAACACAGGTGCTTCAGCGCGACCGCCACGCGCACTATATGGCCGTGCTCGCTCTTGTCGGAGCCACTCTCGAGAAGATGGCCATCGAAGTGCGCGGACTTCAGAAGAGCGAAGTCCGGGAGGTCGAAGAGGCGTTTCGAAAAGGCCAGAAAGGTTCGTCGGCTATGCCTCACAAGCGCAACCCTATTGGCTCGGAAAATATCACGGGTTGTGCGCGACTCCTTCGTGGCTACATGGTGGCTGCTTACGAGAACGTCGCCCTGTGGCACGAGCGCGACATTTCGCATTCCTCGGTGGAACGAGTCATCATTCCCGATGCGTCGACGGTTCTGGACTATGCGCTTCAGCGATTTGCGACGATCATGGAACGCCTGGTCGTCTATCCCGCGACCATGCGCGAGAACATGGAACGAACGTTCGGCCTCTTCAACAGCCAGCGGCTTCTCATCAAACTGATCGATGCCGGATCGAGCAGAGAAGCTGCATATGATCTGGTGCAGCCCCTCGCGATGCGTGCGTGGGAAGAAAAGCGGTCTTTCCGGGATATTGTCGAAGAAGATGGACGCGTTGGCGCCATCATCGGCCCCGACGAGGTGAAAAATGCCTTTGACGCGGAGTATCATCTGCGCAACGTCGACGCCATTTTTGACCGCGTAGGGCTCGTCTAGGGAGCCCTGCAATGCTCGCCGGCGGCGGGCAGAGTTGTCTGTACGACAGAAAAGCGGTAAAATTGTCTCATCCAGTCCCTGAACTGAAGGTTCAACCGACGTCTTCCGGTCGGCCAGATCGATAATCGATATCGCTCGCCATCCAATCTTTCGCCCGACTCATGGATCGTGTGCTTCCGCGAAGCGCTTCCGGGGTCATCTCATCAAACAGTGAGGGTCAACATGAAGGTTGCCACAAAGCTGCTGATTGCATTATTCGTTCTTGTCGGCGCTTCGGCTGACATGTCGCTTGGTCAACGAGCCGAAATCAGCGGAACCGTCGTGGATGCGACGGATGGCGGAGGTCTCCCCGCTAATATCATTCTTGGCGGGACGGCGACCGGTGCGCAGGCCAGCGCCGTCGATGGAACGTATCGCATCACGGGTATCGAACCCGGCACGTATTCAATCGAATTCAGTCTGATCGGCTACATCACGTACAGAGTGCCTGTGACGCTTGCCGCGGGGCAGACGCTGGTGCTGGATGCGCGACTCGATGAGTCAGTCCTGGACGTTGGAGGTGAGATCACGGTCGTCGGTGGCGTCACGCAGAAGCGTGAGGACTTCCCGATGCCCATGGAGACGGTGGGTACGCAGGAGATCCTGACAAACCTGTCGACGAACTCGTCCATGATTCTTCGCAAGAAGACGGGCGTTGATATCCAGTGCACGGGAGTGGATCGATGCGAGACGGTGTTGCGGGGCTTCAACAACGCCTTCTCCACGACTGCGTATGTGCTTACGGATTACCGGCAGTCGGCCGTACCGTCGCTCGGCGTAAACATCTTCAGTATCACTCCTGCGCAGACTCTGGATGTGGATCGAATCGAGGTGGTTCGCGGGCCGGCGTCGGCGCTGTACGGTGCGGGTGTCGATGCAGGCGTGATTCATTTCTTTACGAAAGATCCGTTCACTCACCCTGGCACCACGATTTCATTTAGCGGTGGCGAGCGGTCGTACTTCGGAACTGAAATCCGGCACGCAACAAGGGTGAGCGATCGATTCGCGTTCAAGGTCACCGGTATGTACGGGCAGGCATCCGACTGGGAACTCGATTTGAATGATGCCGCAGACGAGATCTTTGCCGTGCAGGAGTGCGATCCGCTCGAAGACGATACCACTCCAGAAAGCGAGGCGGCAGCTTGCGTTGCAGCCGGCGGCGCCCGGAACTCCGACTACGAGAAACTCAACGCTAATGCCACACTTGCCTACAAGCTCAGTGCGAACACGGATTTGATCGCGACGGGAGGCTACTCTAAGCTGGACGCGACCGTATTGTCGGGGATCGGAACGTTGCAGGCCAAGGGTTTTGGATACTCCTACGGACAGCTGCGTTTCAAGACGCGTCGGCCAGGGGTTGACGGCTTTTTTGCGCAGGCTTACTTCAACAAGAATGATACCGGTGATTCATTCGTCTACCAGACGCTGCAGAACGTCAGGGACAAGAGCCTGCTGATGAATTTCCAGTCTCAGTACGACCGGACATTCGGAAAGCACTCGGTGGTCGGTGGAGTGGACATCCAGCTCACACGGCCGGACACTCAAGGTGACATCAATGGGCGGAACGAGGACAACGATAACACGGATGAATTCGGCGTCTACGTGCAGGGGCAGGTCGAAGCGCATCCACGAGTGTCGCTGACGGGTGCCGTTCGCGGCGACTACGATTCGATTACGGAGGACTTCCAGATATCCCCAAGGGCTGCCGCCGCTATACACTTCGGACCGCGCAATCGGCCAAAGGCGCATACGCTGCGTACCTCCTTCAATATTGCATTCTCAGCGCCTGGAACGAACTCGAACTTCCTGGACATTCGTGCGGGACAGCTTCCGGGTACCGACATTCTGGTGAGGGGTATGGGCTCGGCGTTTGGACATGAATGGAGACGAAATCCCGACTACTCCTTTGCGCCAACCAACCTTGTGGCGACCAGTCTTCTGCCGACGTCCCTTGGCGAGGATCGCCCCCAGGGTGCCGACCTCGGTGAGATCTATGCACTGGTACACGCGGGCCTCGACGCCATTCCGGATGACGTCCTGGCGCAGCAAATCGGAGGGGCGCTCGGCGTGCCGCTCGACGCTGCGACAACTGCGGCGCTGGTCGGTTTGTTGAGTCCGGCGAACACGACGGTATCCGGATTTTCACCGGGTCTTCTGGGCATTCTGAACCCGTCAACAGGTGAACTGGGATTCGTAGCAGACTTGACGGACATCGCACCACTCGACAAGACGACCACAACGACGGTGGAGCTCGGGTACACCGGCGTGTTTGAGAGCGTGGGTGAGGGGCTCGTGATTAATCTTGATGGATACTATTCGAAGCGGAAGAACTTCGTCGGACCGTTGCTGATGGAGACACCGCTGGTCGTGGTTCCAACACTGTCCGCGAACCTCGAATCCGCACTGGCCGCCGGTATCGCTGACAATGCTGTTCTCGCAGGAACTCTTGGACTCTTCGGAGTGACTCCGTCGCAGGCCGCGGCGCTTGTGGTTGGATTTGCAGAGGATGATCTTCCAAGCACGGTCGGCATCGTCGAGCCGGCCGACAATCTCGCCGGAGCAGGTAGTACGCCCGAGCTGGTGTTGAGCTATCGTAACTTTGGTGAGATAGACTACTACGGTCTCGACGCTGGTTTCGAGCTACAGGCTTCTCGTGCCTTGTCGTTCTTCGGCAATGCCTCGATCGTAAGCGACGACTACTTTGACGCCGGTGAAGTGGGCGAAGAGGGTTCGAGTCTGTCGGTGGCACTTAATGCGGCCAAACTAAAAGGACGCCTTGGCGGCCAGTACAACTCGCCCAGCGGTTTCTACTTCAACATCGCTGGCCGCTTTACCGATGACATGCCGATCCAGTCCGGACCGTATGTTGGCCTGAATTGCCGGATCGCGCCCGATCTGCCAGATGATTGCGTGGAGTCATACCTGCTGATGGATGTCGGCGCAGGGTATGTCTTCCGCAACCAGCTAGACGGACTTCGCCTCGACGTTTCCGTCAATAACGTGCTCGATAATTCGCACCGCGAGTTCATCGGCGCACCGAAGCTCGGTCGTATGGCGATGGCGCGCTTGACGTACACCATCAAATAGGGACCAACATCCTGGAACGAAGGCCCCCGTGGATCAGACTGCGGGGGCCTTTTCTATGGTCGCCCATCCCGCAATACATTCAATATTCAACGGTTCTCGCGTTGATTGCGTGGGGCCGATTGGGTAGCTTGACAGGGATATTTTGCGACGCTCGATTCCGCCTGATTCATAGCTGAACACGCCGTTGACGCCGATTCTCCGGTAGATGCATGCTGACTGAGTTCTTACCCCTCTTCATCGCGATCGCTCTGGCAGCCGGGCTCGCGCTCATGCTTTTCAAGGCGGCGGAGATCTTCGGCCCGAACCGACCCAACTTCACGAAGTTGCGCGCCTACGAAAGCGGGATGGATTCCATCGGTACGGCACGCGATCGCTACTCCGTCAAGTTCTATCTGGTGGCGATGATATTCATCGTGTTCGACGTGGAAGTTGTGTTCCTGTATCCGTGGGCTGTCAGCTTCACCGAGTTCATTGAAGCAGGGGAGGCGCCGGGCGTCCTCGCAGTCGTTTTCCTGTTTATCATCATCCTCGGAATCGGCCTGCTCTACGACATCAAAAAGGGCGGACTCGATTTTGAAGATCTGCGGCATCAGCGGGAGGATCGTATCGGCTGATTGTTCATTCCTGTCCAAGTATCCGGAGCGGATTGCAGACATCAACGACGAATTGAAACCCACAGACACCGTCGCTGTTACGACGGCCTGCAAGAACACCTCCTAAGAATCGATTGATATGGCACCTGAAGAACTCGGAGAAGGCTTCCTTACCACGCGCGTTGATGCGGTGGTCAACTGGGCCCGGTCGAATTCGCTGATGCCGATGCCCATGGGCCTGGCCTGCTGCGCGATCGAGATGATGGCGTTCGCTGCCCCGAAGTACGACGTGGCCCGATTCGGCAGCGAGGCGATGCGGTTCTCCCCGCGTCAGGCAGACCTGATGATCGTCGCGGGCTGGTGCAGCTACAAGATGGCACATGTCATCCGTCGTATCTGGGACCAGATGGCCGATCCGAAATGGTGCATCGCCATGGGTGCGTGCGCGTCAAGCGGAGGGATGCACAGATGCTACGGTGTTGTTCAGGGCATCGATAATTTCCTCCCGGTCGACGTATATATTTCTGGCTGCCCGCCGCGACCCGAAGCGCTCATCCACGCACTCATGGATATCCAGGAGAAGATCCGCAACGAATACACCATCGATCAGGATCATCAGAGGGGCACGATCATACCGGCAGGCCAATTGACGACAACCGCCGGTGTGACCGCCAGGCCGACTCAGACTTGACGCCGAATGGATCAGCACAAGACTCTCAGCTTTCAGTTCACGCCGGTCGATCCGCCATCCGGCGACGCCCCGGAGAACCCCCACGCGAAGAGGACGACGTTCGTTCCTGACGTGGTGAAGGCGCTCGTAGCCGAATTTGGTGATGACGTCCTAGAGGTCAGTCTGTACGCGGGCGAACACACGGTTCGAGTATCGACCGACCGGATCGTAGACGTGTGTCGCTTCCTGAAGGATGAGCACGGGTTTACGTACCTCGTCGATCTCGGCGGAATAGATCGGTTCACCGAGGTCGAAAGATTCGAGGTGCTCTACAGTCTTGTCGCGATTGAAGCACAGAAGAGAATCCGCCTCAAAGTGCGAGTGGAAGAGGACGAGCCCGTCGTGCCGACGCTGACTGAAGTATTCCGTGCCGCCACCTGGACCGAGCGCGAATGCTGGGATATGCTGGGCATTCGTTTCGATGGCCATCCGGATCTTCGCCGGATGTTCTTGCCTGAGGATTTCGAGTATCATCCCCAGCGCAAGGAGTTTCCGCTGCTAGGCATTCCCGGTTCATTGCCGCTGCCGCCGCAGACTCCCGAGGGTGAACTCAATTACGACCCGTTTTCTGCAGCGCATGGACGCCGGCCTGTCAAGAGTTACGAGGAGCCGGAATCCAGCACAGCCGAAGAGGACTAACCACGGTTTCGAGATCCTGGAGCGATCTTCATGAGCAACAGCATCCTGTCGGGTATAGAAGGAGCCGATTACTTCAGCTTCTGGCCGAAGCACAACGAGGCATTGTACAAGCGCCTCGAAAGCAAACATGCGTGGCTGGAGCAGATGCATCATCCTGACGATGTGCAGGAGCGCGCCGAGGATCCTCTCGACAACCAGATGGTGTTGAACATTGGTCCGCAGCACCCCGCGACACACGGGGTCCTCCGATGTGCCGTCAAGCTCGACGGCGAGCTCATCGAGAAGTGCGTGCTCGACATTGGTTATCTGCACCGCGGCATCGAGAAGCTTGCCGAATCCAAGACGTACCAGGAGTTCATGCCGTACACGGACCGCATGGACTACATCGCGCCGTACTCGAACAACGTCGCATGGTGTCTGGCCGTCGAGAAGCTGGCCGGGATTGAGGCGCCGGAGCGCGCCCAGTGGATCCGGATGATGATGGTGGAACTTGCCCGCATCTCCAATCACCTTCTGTGGATGGGCGTAGCACTCATGGACGCCGGCGCGCTGTCGGTCTTCCTGTGGACCTTCCAGTCGCGCGAAGACCTCTACAAGATATTTGATGAAGTCGCCGGGGCCCGTTTCACCGTCTCACACAGTCGCATCGGTGGACTCACGTGGGACGTGACGGACACCGGGCTCGCCCTGATCAGGAAGTTCATCGAGGAGTTTCCGGCAGCCATGCAGGGATGGGACAAACTCCTGAACCGAAACCGAATCTGGATCGACCGCAATGACGGAGTCGGAGTTCTGAGCGCCGACGAGGCCATTGCGCTCGGAATGACCGGCCCATGTGTTCGGGGATCAGGCATTCCTTACGACATTCGTCGGTTCGAGCCGTACCTCAAGTACGAGGAGGTCGATTTCAACATCCCGATTCGGACTGAAGGCGACTGCCTGGCCCGATATTTCGTGCGGTTCGACGAGATGAAGGAGAGCCTCAAGATTATCGAGCAGTGCCTGGATCGTTTGCCGGCGGGACCTATCCGCGTCGACAACGCAAAGCAGACGTATGCCTCCAAGGATGAAGTGTATTACTCCATGGAGGGCATGATACACGACTTCATGTACACGGAAACCGGGGTTTGTCCGCCGAAGGGAGCCGAGTGTTACCATGCCGTGGAAGCGCCAAAGGGTGAACTGGGATTCTATCTTCAGTCGGATGGTACAGGCAAACCATGGCGGGTGCGTATCAATGCTCCCAGTGGTGCCAACCTGCAGGGACTGGAATTCATGCTCGAAGGCGTTGGGATGAGCGACATGGTGATGCTCATCGGAACGGTAGATCCCGTGATGGGAGAAGCAGACAAGTAATCAGCACAAGACGGATGCCCAAGACGCGAAAGACAGAGGTGGTGGAGCTGCTGGATCGGTATCCGGAGCCCGTTTTTTCTTCCGCCGAGCTCGTATTTACGACGGCGGAAAAGAAGACCATTGCCGCGTACAAGGAGCAATATCAGGAGCCGGAGGGAGCTGTCATGAGGGCTCTCTGGCTGGCTCAGGAGAAATTCGGCTTTCTGCCCCCCGAGGTGATACGGCTTGTCGCGGACGAGCTCGGGATCGCGTACGCTCAGGCGTACGGTGTCGCGACGTTCTACACCCAGTATTTCAAGGAAAAGAAAGGGAAGTACGTGCTTGACGTTTGCACGTGTTATTCCTGTCAGGTTTGCGGCGGCTACGACATGCTGCACTACCTCGAAGAAAAGCTCGGAATCAAGAAGGGCCAGACGACGGATGACGGATTGTTCACCATCCAGGAAGCCGAGTGCCTCGGAGCCTGCGGGTCGGCGCCGATGCTGCAGGTGACAAACGGCACGTACGCGCATCATCTGACCGAAGAGAAACTGGATGGCCTGATATCGGGACTGCGCGAAGGCAAATTGCCCGAGTTCGTTTCCGTCACTCTTCCGCAGGACGAGGATGAAATGGGTGGCAACCGTCGCACGGACGCCGGACACACAGATACCTATCGAACGCCACCGGTAGCACGCACGCTCGAATAACGATAACGGACCAATTGGCGCATGGAAGCGAAGGCGGGAATATCGAAAGCCGGCAACTGGCGCGAATACAAGCGTGTCCTGCTGCCACCTGTCAAGGATCTCCACAAACTGGAGGTTTACGAGAAGGAGGGTGGGTACAATTCGCTTCGTGATGTTGTGACGCTGGAGAAGTGGGATCCGACGTCCGTAACGAACGAGGTGAAAGCCAGCCAGCTCAAGGGTCGTGGCGGTGCAAGCTTCGTTGCGGGCCTGAAGTGGAGTTTCATGCCGGCGGCGGACGGTGGTCGCCGTTACCTGTGCTGCAATGCCGACGAAAGCGAGCCCGGTACGTTCAAGGACCGGCAGCTCATGGAATACAATCCGCACCTCGTGTTCGAGGGTATGTTGATTGCGTGCTACGCCATGTCGATCGATACGGCGTACCTCTATGTCCGCGGCGAGTATGCGGACTGGATAACGCACATGGAGCGCGAGCTTGCCAAAGCCTATCAGAAGGGTTACGTCGGCAAGAATATTCTCGGGTCGGATTTCTCTGCAGACATCGTCATCCACAAGGGTGCGGGCGCCTACATCTGCGGCGAAGAAACCAGCTTGATGGAGTCGCTCGAGGGCAAGCGCGCCTACCCGCGCAGCAAGCCTCCCTTTCCGGCCCAGTACGGAGTTTTTGGTCGGCCCACGACGATCAACAACGTGGAGACGCTGGCCTGCGTACCCCTGATCATCGACCGTGGAGCAAAGTGGTTCGGATCAATCGGCTCGGAGAAACACCCGGGGCCGGTGCTGTATGGCATCTCGGGACACGTTGTGAGGCCGGGTGTCTACGAGTATCCGTCCGGGATGCTGATTTCCGATCTCATCTACAAGGCGGCGGGAGGGATGCGCAACGGCAAGAAGTTGAAGGCCGTCATTCCGGGTGGAAGTTCGACGCCGCCCCTCCGCGCGGACATGATCGACGGTGTCACGATGGACGTCGAGTCGCTCCGCGAGGCAGGATCAATGATGGGGACGGCGGGCCTGCTTGTCCTGGATGAGGATACCGACATGGTGGCGTGGCTCCGGCGTGTCACTCACTTTTATCATCACGAGAGCTGCGGACAGTGTACGCCGTGCCGCGAAGGAACGGGCTGGCTGGAAAGCCTCGTCAGCCGGATCGAAGCGGGCGAGGGACGTGTACGCGATCTGGATCTTCTGATCGATGTCTGTTCGCAGATGGAAGGACGAACGGTATGTGCCCTGGCGGATGCCGCGGCATGGCCCGTTCGACACACGATCACGCGTTTTCGTGGTGAGTTCGAAGCCCGATGCAAGCCCGACCCTGAATCCGCACCGGCCGATGTCGGACAACTTGCGGTCGCCGAGTCGCAATGACGTTTCCAAGAGATGGAAGCCAGAAGGAAGTATGCCGAAGGTCACAATAGATAATCAGGTTTACGAGTTTGAAGGGCGGCCGAAGGCGCTTCAGCTGTGTCTCGACAAGGATCACGAGCTGCCGCACTTCTGCTATCATCCTGCCATGTCGGCCCCGGCGAACTGCCGGCAGTGCCTGATCAAGGCCGGAACGCCCGCCGTGGATCGTGAAACCAGGAAGCCTCGTCTCGACGACGACGGCAACCCCGTCATCCAGTACTTTCCGAAGCTCATGACGAGCTGCTCGATGGATGTTACGGACGGTATGGTCATCCACACGCATCGGAGCAGCGACGAAGTCGCTCAGGCTCAGAAGGACAACCTGGAGCTGTTGCTGATCAATCACCCGCTCGATTGTCCGATCTGTGACCAGGCGGGACACTGCCCGCTGCAGATTCAGGCGTACAAGTACGGACCGGAGGGCTCCCGATTCGAGTTCACCAAAGTCCACAAGCCGAAGCACGTTCGCCTCGGTCCCCGCGTGATGCTGGACGGAGAGCGCTGCATCAACTGCACGCGCTGTGTGCGCTTCACGGATGAGATATCGATGAGCCACCAGCTCACGATCATCGGCCGCGGGGTCAAGAACTACCCGATGACGCCGCCGGGGACAGACTTCGACGAACCGTATTCGATGAACGTCATCGACATTTGCCCGGTGGGTGCGCTCACCTCGATCGACTTCCGCTTCAAGTCGCGAATCTGGGAGATGAGCAAGACGCCGTCAATCACCACGACCAATGCCAAGGGGTCGAACTGCGACTACTGGGTGAAGGACAACCTCATCATGAAGGTTACGCCGCGGCAAAATATGGCGGTCAACGCGTACTGGCTGGCGGACGAAGATCGACTGGACTACGAGCGGTTCAACAAAGACCGTCCGGGCGGTCCTACGGTGAGGGGCGAATCCGCCTCCTGGGAAACCGCGTGCAATGAGGCTGCCCGTCTTATCAAGGGCGTTCAACCGGAGGAAGTACTGTTCCTTGGATCTCCGTATGCGCCGGTCGAAGACAATTATCTGTTGGTCAAACTCGCGGCTGCACTCGGTGCCGCGACACCGCAGTTCATGCCGCGTGTCATGCCAGGTGTGGGCGACGGATGGCTGAGGACCGACGACCGCACCCCTAACACACAGGGCTGCGAGCGTCTTGGGATGCAAGCGGCAGATCCTGTCCTGGTGAAGTCACGGATCGCCGCCGGGGAGATCAAGCTGGTGTATGTGCTGCAGGACGATCCCGTGGCCGCGGGGCTGATTGATGCTGAGGCGCTGGAAGCTTTATCTGTTATCCTGCACCACTTTAACACGACAAATCGGACGTTGTCGCACGCGGACGTTACGCTGCCGGCGGCTACCATCGTAGAGACGGTGGGCACGTTCGTCAATGCGGATGGACACGCCCAGCGCGTTCGGCCGGCCAAGGCCATCCGAGGTATCAATCGGACGCTCGCAATGGAAATGGGTCAGAGCCGCGCCGACCGGCATGGAACACCTTTTGATCGGTGGCACACCGAGGAAAACCTCGTGGACTGTCGGCCGGGATGGCTGTCGCTGCCGGAAGTTGCGGAACGACTCGGATTCGAGATGACCTACAAAGGTCCGATGCAGATCATGGACGAGGTGTCTGGAAGTATCGCCGCCTTCGACGGAGCGACGTACGACGCAATGGGTCTGCTCGGCGTTCACCTGTCGGAAGTGGGGGCTGCAGTATGAGCAACGGAGGCATTAAGGTCTAACGATGGATTTACCCCTGTACTGGACGGCGGCGGTTGCCTTCCTGTTGATCAATTTCTTTCTGGTCTCGGCATCCGTACTGGTGTACGCCGAGCGGAAAGTGTCGGGCGTGATACAGAATCGGCCGGGCCCGAATCGCGTCGGACCATTCGGATTTTTGCAGCCGTTTGCAGATGTGCTGAAGCTCATTCTGAAGGAAGACATTCGGCCGTCAGCGGCCAACTCGTTCGTGCACTCCCTCGCACCGCTCCTGATGGTCACGATCGCCATGTCGGCGACCGCGCTGATTCCTGTCGCGCGCGGCATCGTGGTCGCAGACTTTGACGTGAGCGTCCTCGCCCTGCTGGCACTTACGTCGATCAGCGTCTACGGTATCACGCTGGCGGGCTGGAGCTCCAACTCCAAGTACTCGCTGCTGGGAGGCCTGCGCTCATCAGCCCAGATGATCTCATATGAACTGTCGATGGGGCTTGCTGTGGTTTCGGTGATTTTGATGGCCGCGAGCCTCAGTCTTGTCGAGATCGTCGAAGACCAGGCCCTGGTTTGGAACGTATTCAGAAACCCGGTGGGCGCGATCATATTCATCGTGACGGCTTTTGCCGAAACGAACCGGACGCCCTTCGACTTGCCGGAAGCGGAGCAGGAGCTCGTTGGCGGCTATCACACGGAATACAGCGGAATGAAGTTCGGCATGTTCTTTCTGGCCGAGTATGTAAACTTCTTCGTGGCGTCGTTCGTGATTGTCACACTGTTTTTCGGAGGATACCTGCTTCCGTTCGAGTATCTGTATTCGCAGGCGTTCTACGATGGCGGGCTCGGGTGGCTCCTCACTGTATTGCAGGTCCTTTTCCTGATCGCAAAGGCGGGATTCTTTGCCTTCCTGTTCATCTGGGTCCGGTGGACGTTGCCGCGGTTCAAGTACAATCAGTTGATGACGCTTGGCTGGAAGGTCCTTCTTCCACTCGCGCTTGTTAACGTGATGATCATCGCCGTGATCATGGCGATATTCTAGTGTGTGGCGGCGGCCGCGTTCTTAGATTGAGGGCGTCTCCACCGAGGCGCCCTTTTTCATTTTGCTGGACGTTTGGAAGATGATCAAACTGGCCCCCTCGATTCTCGCGGCCGATTTCGGGAATCTGGAAGACCAGTGCCGGCAGGCCATCGCGGCCGGTGCGGACTGGCTGCACATCGATGTCATGGATGGGCATTTCGTGCCCAATATTACGATTGGGCCACTGGTCGTACGCGCATTGCGAACCCTCTGCAATGATACCGGAGCGCTGCTGGATGTTCACCTGATGATCGAGGAGCCGGAGCGGTATGTCGATGCGTTTGTCGACGCCGGTGCCGACATCGTCACCGTGCACGTCGAGACCTGTCCACACCTTCACAGGACGGTCCAGCAGATCCGTGAGGCGGGCGTTGCAGCCGGTGTAACGCTGAATCCGTCGACGCCGATATCGAGCCTGGAAGAGATCATTGCAGACGTTGATCTGGTGCTGGTCATGTCGGTCAATCCCGGGTTTGGAGGCCAGGCGTACATACCGTCCAGCACGGACAAGATTCGTCGCATCCGGCAGATGCTGGATGACGTGATGTCCGATGCGTATCTGGAGGTTGACGGGGGCGTTAACGTATCGAATATTCGCGAAGTAGCAGGCGCAGGTGCGGACGTTGTCGTCGCGGGCAGCGCCGTCTTTCGCG is a window from the Rhodothermales bacterium genome containing:
- the nuoH gene encoding NADH-quinone oxidoreductase subunit NuoH, with translation MDLPLYWTAAVAFLLINFFLVSASVLVYAERKVSGVIQNRPGPNRVGPFGFLQPFADVLKLILKEDIRPSAANSFVHSLAPLLMVTIAMSATALIPVARGIVVADFDVSVLALLALTSISVYGITLAGWSSNSKYSLLGGLRSSAQMISYELSMGLAVVSVILMAASLSLVEIVEDQALVWNVFRNPVGAIIFIVTAFAETNRTPFDLPEAEQELVGGYHTEYSGMKFGMFFLAEYVNFFVASFVIVTLFFGGYLLPFEYLYSQAFYDGGLGWLLTVLQVLFLIAKAGFFAFLFIWVRWTLPRFKYNQLMTLGWKVLLPLALVNVMIIAVIMAIF
- a CDS encoding ribulose-phosphate 3-epimerase → MIKLAPSILAADFGNLEDQCRQAIAAGADWLHIDVMDGHFVPNITIGPLVVRALRTLCNDTGALLDVHLMIEEPERYVDAFVDAGADIVTVHVETCPHLHRTVQQIREAGVAAGVTLNPSTPISSLEEIIADVDLVLVMSVNPGFGGQAYIPSSTDKIRRIRQMLDDVMSDAYLEVDGGVNVSNIREVAGAGADVVVAGSAVFRGDHQIEKNIRRLREALHIEA